The following is a genomic window from Halorubellus sp. JP-L1.
CAGCAGGCGCCGGCGGCCGGTTCGATCGGTCTTCCGTGGGCGTCGTCGTGGCATCTGTGAGTTACCTCGTCGTCATTCGCCCGGACGGTCGGTCGAGTCGCTCGCAGTGAACGTCTCGGAGTTCGGGAACTCCGTCTCCTCCAGGTCCTCCTTCCGGAGGCCGAACAGCTCCGTGCTCCCGGCGTCCTCGCCGACGTCGGGCGTGAACTTGTACATCACGTCGTCGTCGACGACGATGTACTCCTCTACGGGGCGGTGGAAGAGCACGCGCTGGTTCGTGTCGATCGCGAGGTTCACGAGGTCGTTGAGGTTCGTCACCTCGACGGTGTTCACGTCGCCCTGGGGCGTGTACGACTCGACCTCGGTCACCCAGTCCCGGAACCGCTGCCACTGGATCTCGCGAGCGACCGCGTTCGCGTCGATGTTCCGGTTCCCGACCGTGGTCGCGACGCCGAACGCGAGCGAGGACAGGAGTGCGACGAGCGCGAGCCAGTTCAAGAACTGGGACATCCCACCGCTGGCGTCGGCGGGTGCGCCGGGTCGATGGGTCGCGCGCTCGCTCCCGGTGGGGAGCGCGTACAGGTTCCCGATTGGCTCGACGGCGCCACCGGTCTCGATGGTGCGCGTGACCGTTCCACCGGTCGCCGGCTCGTAGGAGTACGTCGCCGCCGTCGCGATTGACACCGACACGGACACGCCGTTACCGAACTCCGCCTCGAGGTCGTCCCGGGTCGCGAACACGTCCTCGATGGGGAGGTCGGCGCTCACGTTCGCCTGCGACCCCGGCTTGTCCGCGACGGCGATGACGACGTCCTTCGTGTAGAACGCGTCACCGCTGTCCGTGGATCGCGTGGCGGTGTACGTGACGGTCACGTTGAGCGATTCGAGCCGGCCGTGGTCGATGCTCGCAGCCGCCGTCACGGTCGGGTCGCTCGCGTTCGATCGCGGGTACAGCGAGGTGTCCCGGAGCGTCTCGCCGGCGTCGTAGGCGTCGGTGTCGTTCCGGACGGTGACGGTCGCGTGCTGTTCGACGCTCGCCGCGTGGAACGACAACGCCTCCTCGTCGTCGTCGGCGAGCGGGCTGAGCGCGCTCGCGTCCGTGACGAATCCCGTCGCGAGCATCGTCGTGCTCAGAAGCGCGACGACGATGCACGCGACCACGATCGCTCGCGTGTTGGTCGCGACCGCGTGCTTGAATCGCAACCACGAGTACGACTCCATCACTGGCGGCCACCTCCGACGGTCGCGCTCGAGTCTCGTGTACGCGGAGCTGTCTCGTGGGCGACCGGCGTGACAGTGGGGCGTCGTCTCTGTGTCATCTTACTTGAAGTCTGGCGTGTCGGGTTCCGTCCGTCGCCGACGTCGCTGGATGGCGTTCCGGCTCGCGCGCAGCGGCAGTCGCGGGTCGATGAACAGCAGCGCGCCGACGAGGACGGTCCCGCCGATGGGGAGCGCGGCCGCGAACCCGGCGACGACGGGGTGGACGTCGACGAGCGCCGCGAGCACCGGCTTCGGGAGGGTCGCCGGGAACGAGTACACCGTGATGGTGCCGCGATGCACGCGTGGGCCGTCCGCGGGCTCGTTCACGACGGTCACCGTCCGCGTGCCGTCGCCGGTGGCCTCGACGGAGCGGATGCTGAGGTCGCCGTCTGCCTCCGCGACCGTCTGCAGTCCCCAGATGGCTGGCGACGACACCTCGATGGTTCGTTCGCCGACGTCGCCGGGCTGGACGATGGCGGGATTCTCGTCGGTCGCGGTCGTCGTCGTCAGGATCTCCGCGGTCGCGCTCGCCGGCGCCGCGACCGAGACGGCGGGGATCACGACGAGGAGCGCGACGGCGAGCACGACGACGTGCACGCGGAGTGGGACGGAGGCGACGGTCTCGCGGACCGCCTGTCCGCCAGTTGTGGTGTACAGGAGCGACGCCCCGAGGAGCGCCCAGACGCCGAACGCGAACGCGGGGTTCGTCAGGACGAGGCCGGCGTACGGTATCACGAGCGGCTGCCCGAGTATCGTCGGGACCGTCCCGTACACCTGCTCCGGCGACACCGGCGGGTCGCCCGCTGCCTGGTCGGTCGCCGCGTTCGCGTCCCCTTGCGTCAGGAACGCGTCGCCGTCGGCCGTCCGGTCGACGAGCCGATGCAGTACCGCTTGATCGCGCGTCGGCGTCTCGAACAGCGCGACGTCGCCGACGGTCGGCTCGGTGTCGAGTACGACCACGAGCGAGTGCGTCTGCGCCGTCGGCACCATACTTCCGGAGTCGGGGGTCGCAATGACGACGGGCGCGATACCCGGCGCTATCGCACCGAGCGTCAACACCACCCCGAACGCCATCACGGCGAGTACCGCACCCCGGTTCATGAGGTGCCCGTTTAGGGGGAGGAGGCGATGAACTCCATCGTCGCCTCGAGTGTATCAGTCGAAGTCAGGTCGGTAGTGTCCAGTTCCACTGCAGCGTTGATTATCGCTCCAGAGGACCATACTGACGAATCGAAACTCTGAGTGCCGCCATCGACGGTATGCGTCGACCCATTCGGGTCCTCGAGATATAGTTTCAACGCTCCATTTGTCGACGTCGTGGTCGCGGAGACGTCCAGTTTGTAGCCGGTGTCGTCGTTGTTGACGATATTGAATGCGGGGGTGTTGCTCGGGGTCCCCGTGTCGCCGTATTCGAACGTAGCGTCTCTGTTTAACGCATTGCTGCTGGGCGTCTCGATTGCGAGTTTACCATTCGTAGTCGTGACACCGTCAACTCCCTGTGGGTTCAGTCCGACAATCCCGCTTGTGTCTCCGTCGACGTCCACAGTGATGTCTCGGCTGACCGTTGCATTCGTATAGGCGATCGAACCCACTGTGGTCGCGCCGACGATGCCGACGCCGCTGAGCATGAATTCTCTCCTGTGCATTGTCGAACCATATTATCTCTCTTACTGACTTAATGATGTTGGCCGAACGGCGTATTTCTACTCGAATACATGCAAATTACAAGCCGTTTGGCATGGAATGGCATGGTCTAAAGTGCCCTGAGTGCGGGTCTGGGGCGTTGCTGATGGAAATAACCGTACCGGTTGCTAAATTGAACCGTCTGGCGCGCGCACTGGAACGCATCGTTCGGATACGACCACTCGAAAACCCGCTGTCGTCCTTCCGCGAGGTGGAGCGCACCCGGAGCCGTTCGCAAACGCGATTCGTTCTCCAGCACCTCGGAAACAACGGTGCCGACGGTTGCCGAATCCAGTTCGTGGGCAGTCACGTGGAACCGCTGGCGACGAGGACGAAAACGCCGTCGCAGGCGACCCGTGATAGTCGGCGGGAGTCTCGCACGCCGAGTCAGGCGTGGGCGTCCCCCTCAGTACGCCCGCAACCCGGCTTCGAGCCGGTCCAGCCCCTCGTCGAGGCGCTCCATCGAGTTCGCGAACGAGAGCCTGAGCCGGCCCTCCCCAGCCGCCCCGAACCCGCTCCCGGGGGCGAGCACGACGCCGTGTTCGCGCAGGAGGTACTTGGCGAGCGCGAGCGCGTCGTCGACGCCGGGGTCCAGGAAGACGTAGAACGCAGCCTCGGGTCGCGGACACGACACGCCCTCGATCTCCTGGATGCGGTCGTAGACGAGGTCCCGGCGCGCCTCGAACGCCGCGTACATCTCCTCGAACGGCTCCTGAGGGCCGGTCAGGGCCGCGACCGCGGCTGCCTGTGCGACGCTCGACGGGCACGCGGTCGTGGACTCGCGGACGGTGACGATGCGCTCCAGGAGGTCGGCGTCGCCGGCGAGCCACCCGAGTCGCCAGCCGGTCATCGCGTACGCCTTCGAGCACGAGCCGACGGTGAGGACGTGCTCTGGCTGGTCGGCGTACTCGGCGATCGCGCGAGCCTGGTCGTCGTAGGCCAGCGAGAGGTACACCTCGTCCGCGATCACGAACGCGTCGTGGTCGGCGGCCGCGTCGACGACGCGCTGGCAGTCCTCGGGGTCGAACGTCCGCCCAGTCGGGTTGTTCGGCGTCGTGAGCACGACGGCGGCGGTGTCGTCGCTCATCGCGTCCACGACGAGGTCGGGGTCGAGGTCGTACCCGGTCTCGGCTGGCATCTCGACCTCGGTGAACGTGCCGTCGGCGAGCGCGGCCTGGGTCTCGTAGTTCGGCCACGTCGGTCCGGGCGCGATCAGTTCCTCGCCGGGGCCGACGGTCGCGAGCACGGCGAGCAAGAGCGCCTCCATGCCGCCGACGGTGACGCAGAGTTCGTCGACGCCGTAGTCGAGGCCGTCGCGTTCGGCGAGCATCCCCGAGATGGCGCGCCGGCACGAGACGGTCCCCGCGTTCGGGGTGTAGTGCGTGTCGCCGTCGCGCGCGGCGGCGAGCGCCGCGTCGACGACGTGCGCGGGCGTGTCGAAGTCGGGTTCGCCGACCTCCAGGCGGACGAGGTCGCCGTCGTGGGACTCCGCGAGGTCGTACATCACGCGTATCGAGGATCGCTCGGGCTCGCGCACCCGCCGAGTGAGGTTCGTCATGGGATGGCACACGACGAGCGGCGTGAAAGCGGTTTGCGTCACCGACGCGTTCGCCGCCACTACCGACCGGTTGCCGTCACCGACGCGTTCGCCGCCACTA
Proteins encoded in this region:
- a CDS encoding DUF5305 family protein, with the protein product MESYSWLRFKHAVATNTRAIVVACIVVALLSTTMLATGFVTDASALSPLADDDEEALSFHAASVEQHATVTVRNDTDAYDAGETLRDTSLYPRSNASDPTVTAAASIDHGRLESLNVTVTYTATRSTDSGDAFYTKDVVIAVADKPGSQANVSADLPIEDVFATRDDLEAEFGNGVSVSVSIATAATYSYEPATGGTVTRTIETGGAVEPIGNLYALPTGSERATHRPGAPADASGGMSQFLNWLALVALLSSLAFGVATTVGNRNIDANAVAREIQWQRFRDWVTEVESYTPQGDVNTVEVTNLNDLVNLAIDTNQRVLFHRPVEEYIVVDDDVMYKFTPDVGEDAGSTELFGLRKEDLEETEFPNSETFTASDSTDRPGE
- a CDS encoding pyridoxal phosphate-dependent aminotransferase — translated: MTNLTRRVREPERSSIRVMYDLAESHDGDLVRLEVGEPDFDTPAHVVDAALAAARDGDTHYTPNAGTVSCRRAISGMLAERDGLDYGVDELCVTVGGMEALLLAVLATVGPGEELIAPGPTWPNYETQAALADGTFTEVEMPAETGYDLDPDLVVDAMSDDTAAVVLTTPNNPTGRTFDPEDCQRVVDAAADHDAFVIADEVYLSLAYDDQARAIAEYADQPEHVLTVGSCSKAYAMTGWRLGWLAGDADLLERIVTVRESTTACPSSVAQAAAVAALTGPQEPFEEMYAAFEARRDLVYDRIQEIEGVSCPRPEAAFYVFLDPGVDDALALAKYLLREHGVVLAPGSGFGAAGEGRLRLSFANSMERLDEGLDRLEAGLRAY